The Nitrospira sp. sequence GCACGCAACTTGGCGGGCAGTTCAACTACAGCCAGCGCGGGCCGAACGTCGACCTATGGCTCTCACAACATGCCTTCGAGCCCAATCGATGGGCCAAAGAAATCAAGGGCTCGTACAACGTCAACGGCATCCGGTTTGCCGATTCGACGTCCACCTGGACGCGGAATCGGATCGGCACCGAATTGGAACTCAAAGGGCCGTACGACTATCGCACGCCGTTGCGGTATGAGGTGGTCCTGAAGGTGTACCGTGAGCTGGTCGAAGACATGAAAGGAGATCGCCGTCCGCCCGATGGGTATTACGTCGGGGTGATTCCTGAACTGACCTGGGATCAATACCACTGGCACGATCTGGTGCCCAGCGGGTATCGCATTGCGCTGGAACTTCGACCGGGATTCTTGTTCGGCGCCAATCAGCAGCGGCATGAAGCCAAGGTGCGGTATCTCCACGGCATTCCCCTTGGATCAACCACCGTGCTGATGGTGAACAGCGTCGCGGAAGCGGTCAACAATAGCGGAAACCCGAATCACAGCCTCCTGATCGGCAGTATCACCGGCGTGCGTGGACTGTCCGACAATCTCTACCGAAACCGAGCACAGGCCTATACCAATCTGGAGCTCCGGCACGCCGTTGCGGTGGCGTCGCGCTGGGCGGTGCAAGGCGTCCTGTTTTCCGACTTCGGCACATTTCAATCATTCACTGAAGAAGGGAGGCTCCAACACTGGCAGGGAACCGTGAGTGTGGGGACCGGAATACGCATCATCCCCACCTTCCTCTCCAATACCCTGTTACGAGTAGACATCGCCCAGCTGTTCTCGCCGAGTCACAATACGCTACTCCAGATCGGCATCACCCAGTATTTCTGACCAAGACAGAGTCCCCATCGCCGGGATAGGCCAGTGCTCGCTGTTTCAAACCGCCGGTGGAATTGATAGAGTGCGGCGCACGTACCGAAGCGGAGCACAGAAACCATGGACAGCGAAGAAACTCTTCCCGTCGTCGAACTGAGAGTCACACCCTGCTATAGCCAGGCCAACCCCTGGGTGATCCAGGCGATCTCAGGATTCTTATCGGCCTATTTTATGGAATACCCGGGCTTCCGGGTGCTGAGACACGCCGATGAAGCTTCATCGGGTATGCACGTGTGGACCTGTGAGATTCCCGCTTCGCTGAAAGTGCCTCGCCTGCTCAAACGGCTGCAAGCCGACATCCCGCCATCCAAAGTCGTGCCTCCGGACGAATCTGCCCCAACCCCAGCTCGATACATTATCGATCGCCTGGAATCCTAGCCTGAACGGACAACTGACATTCTGACGGCCTTTGGCAGCACCATGCTGCCGCCAGATTATAGATAGGTGGGAAAGCTCGGAGGGAAGATACTAGCGAGGCTTGAACCACTCCAACACGCGCTCACAGGCGGCTTCCAGCGGGCGATCTGCCATGATCGCAATCCCGGCTAACGCCAACAGACTCATCACAAAACCGGCTTCTTCAAGGTCTGTCATAGGGAACGCCTCCTCTTGAGACGTACCCTATCTCACTTGTCGGCGACACGGTAGTCCCCGAAAGAGGGGCGCGGCTTACCGAATCATCGATTCGCACCCCCTCCTTTTGAGGGAGGCTGTCCACGGCCTGTCGCTCAATGCACAGGAACCGCGATCAGCGAGTCGCAGGTACTTCAGGATAGTGAGTTGATCCCACATCGCGTTTTTCAGCGTCTTGTGACCCGCGGATTCTTCTCAACCTCCCCTTTGTAAGGGGAGGCTAGGAGGGGTAGAGACTCAGGGGCTGCTGCGCGCCTCGCGAATGGCCAAGCGCCTGTTATGGCAGCCGGAAGATTCGACCTCCCCTGGCCCCTCCTTATGAAGGAGGGGTGAATTTGAGATGGCCGATATCAATCCGATCGTGCTACCTCACTCAGGCCCCCACATGAAATCCGGAATCGCCTAATCGCGGAACAGTCTGACCGTGACTTTCTGTCCCTTAATCCTGGTGCGGCCCAACGCTTCGATCACGTCGCGTGCCATGGATTCCGGAACTTCCACGAGCGAAAAGCGTTCTTCGATTTCAACGCCGCCGATCTGAGCGGACCCCAGCTTGGCTTCGTTCGCAATCGCGCCCACCAAATCGCCCGGCCTGATGCCCGCGGCACGGCCGGCCCCGATGTAGATCCGGGCGGAGTTCGGCGTCCGACCGCCGGTCGGTCTGGCGCTCGGCCGCCCCTGCGCCTCGCGAGGCCGGATACCGCGCGACATCTCGCCGGACATCGGCGACGGACGCCGCATCCCCGGTCGCGCATAGTCCGGACGGGAATAGTCCGGCACTCTGGCCTGCACGGAAGGAATTTCCTGCTCTTCGACATCCCCGCCCTGCGCCTGATGCGCCAGTTTTACCGCTGCCGCCGCCACATCGACCAATTCAAAATCTTTGGCCAATACCGTGACGACCGACCGGAAATGCTCCACATCGCCTGCGGCCAGCAGCTCTCGAATCGACGTCAACGTCCGCTCAATCCGCTTGGTCCGCAGATCGGCCACGCTCGGCACTTGGGCGACAATAATTTTCGCCTTGGTCAACTGTTCGATATTCCGAAGCAACCGGTGTTCGCGCGGTTCGACGATGGTAATCGCCTCCCCTTCACGACCGGCCCGGCCGGTACGGCCGATCCGATGCACGTACACTTCGGGAGAAGACGGCAAGTCGTAATTCACCACGTGCGAGACGCTCGGAATATCCAAGCCGCGCGCCGCGACATCCGTGGCCACCAGAATTTGCGTTTGCCCGGACTTAAACGCGGTCATGACGCGGTCCCGTTGCGGCTGGCTCATGCCGCCATGAATGGCTTCAGCACGATAGTCCCGTCCCGCCAGGCCGGCCGTCAATTCATCGACCTCCAACCGGGTCCGGCAGAAGACCAACGCCGATTTCGGAGCCGCCAAATCCAATACCCGTATCAGCGCCGCCACTTTGTATGGACGATTCACGACATAGGCCGTTTGCAGCACGCGCGGAGCGGCGCCGGCTTTGACCGGCTCCTTGGCGATCTTGATCTCGACCGGGTTTTTCAGATGACGATGGGCAATCGACGCGATGCGCGGCGGCATCGTGGCGGAGAATAAGGCCGTCTGCCGATCCGCGGGCGTCTGGGTCAGGATCGCCTCCAGATCGTCGGCAAAGCCCATGTCCAGCATTTCATCCGCTTCGTCCAATATCACCATCTGCACATGCTTGAGCTGCAACGTATTCCGTCGAATGTGGTCGAGCGCCCGGCCGGGCGTCGCCACCACGACATCCACGCCGCGCTTCAGCGCATACAATTGCGGCCCGATGGCCTGCCCGCCGTACACCGCCAGCACTGAAATCCGCAGCTCCTTGCCGTACCGCTGCACGGCTTCGCCGACCTGAATCGCCAACTCGCGCGTCGGCACCAGGATCAGCGCCGCGGGGCGCTGCTTCGCGCCATGCGCCAGCCGCTGCAACATCGGCAAGGCAAACGAGGCGGTCTTCCCGGTCCCGGTGGCCGCCTGCCCCAACAGATCGCGGCCTGCCAACAGCGGAGGGATCGACTCACGCTGAATCGGCGTGGGCTCTTCATACCCCAGCTGGTCCAGCGTCGCCAGCAACGAGCCTTCGAGGCCGAGTGCGGCAAAGCCGGGAGAAAAGCCATGAACGGAGGGGGCGGTGGACGGTTCAGTGTGATCGGATTTCATATAGCCTAGGCGGCACCTTTCTGGTGTGAGCATCCTGAGATTGCGCCGAACTCAGCTCCAGGCTGAAGCTCTTCGCTCTCCCTTTGGCAGCGGCCGAGTTGTCCGCTACCTGTTAGACCGACATGTGCTTGGGCCACAACGACTCAAGCTCAGGGAACTTTTTACGATAATCAGCATGACTGGCGTGAATCACTTTCATCGCTTCTTCGCGCCCGTACACGCTCGTAATTTCAACTTTATGCTGCACCGAACCCGGCGCCATCTTGTAGGTCAGGAAGTAATGCTGCAGCCGGTCGATCAGCGAGATCGGACAGTCGCCGATATCTTTAAAATCACCGTAGGCCGCATCGTCTTTCATGACTGCGATGATCTTGTCGTCCGCTTCCCCGCCGTCGGCCATACTGAACCCGCCGATGGGAATCGCGGTGAGCAGGATATCGCTATGAGCGATCGTTTTCTCCGTGAGGACGCAAATGTCCAACGGATCGCCGTCGCCGATCATATTCTTCCGTTTCGCCCGTTTACCGAACAATGCGGCCACTTTTTCGCCGCAATAGGTTTGCGGAACCAGTCCGTAATAGACGGGACAGAAATTCGAAAACCGCTGCGGACGATCGACCTTCAAAAATCCGCTGTCTTTATCGACTTCGTATTTCACCGTGTCGGTCGGCACGATTTCAATGTAGGTCGTAACCACATCCGGCGCCTGCTCTCCGATCGATACGCCGTGCCAGGGATGCGCCTTGAACATCAAGCCCATCAAACGCTGAATTGGATCCATACCCGAACGCCCCATCGACTCCTCCTGATCTGAATGCCAATATTCACGCGCCGGCATACGCCGAACGCAGTTGTCTGAACCGAGTACAGAATGCTGAATGAGAGACCGTTGAACGGATCGCGCGGCTGACCGGTTCCGCATTCATCGACAACCGCCTGCACGACCGACCCGGCACCTGGCTCGCTCAACGCACCAGACCAAGGCCTGCGTGCTCAAGCGGCAGCATACGTGGGCCGCCTACATGCGACAAGATGCGGAACGGTCTCTTTCGTAGAGGACAACGAACAACGGACAAGAGGATAAACGGCTAGTCGTCTTCAGGCAGTTGAATCGGTCCCGCCCATTCCCCTTTGGCCAGCGCCACTTCCTGATACCCGCCATCAGGCCACTGAAACTGTCCGACCTGGTCCACTTCCACGATAAACGGGTCGGCTTCATGCGCCGCTCCCCGAAACCAATACCATCCAGCCACTCTCGGCTTTTCGAGAGTCCACCGATAGCCCGCCATCTCCTCGATCCTCTCGTGCTTCCCCACGCGGTCTGTTACAGTCTGCTCCACGTGAGGTTGCACCCTATCATGTCTCGGCTCCCAATAGAAGATGTCCTTTCGGACCTCTGCCACGCGCTCATTCGGTCCCCCAATGGGCTTCTGACCGCCCCACCGGGGGCCGGCAAGACCACCCGCGTGCCGTTGGCCCTGCTGGACGCGCCCTGGCTCCGCGACAACAAGATCCTCATGCTGGAGCCCAGGCGCCTGGCCGCCAGGGCCGCGGCCCATCGTATGGCAGCGACGCGCAACGAGCGCCCCGGCGACACCATCGGGTATCGCATGCGGCTCGATACGAAGATCGGGCCGAAAACCAGGATTGAGGTCGTGACCGAAGGGATTCTGACCCGATTACTCCAACAGGACCCCTCGCTCAGCAGCTATGGCGCCGTCCTCTTCGACGAATTTCACGAGCGCAGCCTCCAAGCCGACACCGGCCTGGCGCTCTGCCTCGAATCGCAGCGGCTCTTCCGTCCGGACCTCCGCCTGCTCGTCATGTCGGCCACATTGGATTGCGGACCGGTCAGCGAACTGCTGGGCGGCGCACCGGTCATCACCTGCGAAGGGCGGATGTTTCCGGTCGAGACCAGATATCTGGATGAACCCATTACGGGGCATCTCGATACCGCCGTCACCAAGATCATCCGCCGCGCGCTGGCACGGGATCAGGGCAGCCTGCTCGTCTTCCTGCCGGGCATGGCCGAGATCCGGCGCGTCGAACGCCAGCTACTCGATGCGAATCTGGAATCGACCATTCATGTCACGCCCCTCCATGGCGACCTCCCCCAAGATGCCCAGGATGCGGCGATCGCCCCGGCGCTCCCGGGCACGAGAAAAATCGTGTTGGCCACATCCATCGCCGAGACCAGCTTGACGATCGATGGCGTCCGCATCGTCATCGACGCGGGCCTGTTGCGCGTACCGCGCTTCGATCCGCGTTCAGGACTCACGCGGCTGGACACGATTCGTGTCACGCAGGACTCCGCCGACCAGCGGCGCGGGCGAGCCGGACGATTGGAACCGGGCGTCTGCTATCGGCTCTGGACCGAGCGAGAACAGGCCACGCTGGCCGCCCGCCGGCCGCCTGAGATGCTGGACGCCGATCTCACATCACTCGTCCTGGAGCTAGCGCTCTGGGGAACGACCAACCCGGCAGAACTCTCATGGCTCACCCCCCCGCCTACCGGATCGGTCACCCAGGCGTCCGATCTGTTGATCCGATTGGGCGCGTTGGATTCATCGGGCCGCATCACAGCCCATGGCAGGCAGCTGGCTGAACTGGCGTTGCATCCCCGCCTCTCTCACATGCTGCTGAAGGCCGGGCCGCTAGGCCTTAACGACCTGGCCTGCGACCTCGCAGCTCTGCTGGGTGAGCGCGACCTGCTCCGGGGTCCGGCGGGACGACAGCAGGCCGATATTCGCACCAGACTCGATGTCTTACACGGACAGCATGACCATCCAGCGGGCATTACAGTCGATCGAGGCGTGTATCATCGCGTGACCAGCACGGCGGAGATGTGGCGACGACAGCTCCTTCGCCACTCCGCTAAGACATCCCCTCGTACCAAGCCTGATCAACGTGGCGTCGGTATCCTGCTCGCCCTCGCCTATCCGGATCGGATTGCACAGCGCCAGGCTGGCACTGATGCGCGCTATGTGCTGGCCAACGGACGCGGAGCCCTCTTCGCCACCCCCGATCACCTGGGATCGGAACCCTATCTCGCCATTGCCGAGTTAGACGGCGGCGCGCAATGGGCCAAGATCGAGTTGGCTGCGCCGATCTCGCAGGCAGAAATCCAAAGCCTCTATGCGGACCAGATCATTGAGACTGAAGCCGTCGGCTGGGATGAGAAAATGCAAGCGGTCCAGGCGCTGCGCCAACGGCGATTCGGCGGACTGATTCTCTTGCAGCAGAACCTCTCCAAACCGGATCCCGCTCTGATCGCAACCGCCTTGCTCCACGGTGTGAGCCAGGCCGGGGTAAACCAGCTGGCCTGGACGCCGGAGCTGCGCCAATGGCAAGCGCGCGTGCAGTTCCTCAGACGAACGGAGGGAACTCCGTCACTCTGGCCGGATCTGTCCGATGCACACCTGTCGCAGACGCTGGACCATTGGCTCGGCCCTTTTCTCCAGAGCATCACCACACTCGAACGTGTACAGCGGATGCCGCTCGATCAGCCGCTCCACGCCCTGCTGAGCTGGGATCTTCAACGGCAACTTGATCGTCTCGCACCGACACACATCACAGTCCCGAGCGGCTCGAATATCCGAGTGGATTATGAGAGCGGCGAGATCCCTGTTCTGGCCGTGCGACTCCAAGAACTCTTCGGCTGTCAGGACACTCCCCGCGTGGCAGGAGGAACAGTTCCCGTCATGTTGCACTTACTTTCCCCGGCCAAACGCCCGGTCCAAGTCACCAAAGACCTAGCCAGCTTCTGGGCCAACGCCTATCAAGATGTCCGGAAAGAACTCCGTGGCCGCTACCCGAAACATTCCTGGCCGGAGGACCCCCTCACCGCGCCGCCGACCGCAAAGGCCAAACGGCGGTCCTCATGACTCCCATCATTGGTAGGGTAGACCGCGCCGATGAGCCGACCGTATAGTGGCTGACTATGCGCTGGACTCTCGCCTTCATATTCATGTCCATCCTGACGGTTCTGCCGGCCTCGCTCAAAGCAGAATCCGTCACATCGTTGCCACCGCCGACCTTCGACGTGCCTTTCGATGATCTCGATCCGGTTGTGGCACAGGCGGAGCTCGCGCAGCACATCGTCCTCTTCCTGAATCGATTGCAGCAGTATTGGGGATCGAGCCCCGAAGCTCTTCGCAATAATGTGACGGGAGAGATTGAGCGGGATGAGCGGGAGGCCCTTGTCGTGGCCACACGCTTCGCGGATCATGGCGTATTGGAAGGCTACGATTTCAGGGAAGGCTCATTGGTCGCCGGGCAATATCTCGTTCTACAGCGCCCGGTCAACGGGTTAAACGAATTCATCGACTACTACGGCGCTCTCAAGATGTCCTTGACGAAGGTCTACGGGCAACCGGCAGAAGACCAGTCTGTCTGGAGCAACGATCTCTACCAGCCGCTTCCCGACTATTGGGGGATCGCCGTCCAAATGGGCCACCTCCGGTACGCCGCCAGGTGGGAGACCCCGGATGGCATCATTACGCTTGAACTGACAGGCAACCATCACAGCCGTCTCGCGATTGACTATCGGAGCAACGCTTCTCTCCGACCGTCTCGAAACACCTAGCGCCTGGCCCATTTCCCTTCCTCAACCTTCGACACGGCCCGGCGCCTTGAGACGATCGCCTAACC is a genomic window containing:
- a CDS encoding DEAD/DEAH box helicase: MKSDHTEPSTAPSVHGFSPGFAALGLEGSLLATLDQLGYEEPTPIQRESIPPLLAGRDLLGQAATGTGKTASFALPMLQRLAHGAKQRPAALILVPTRELAIQVGEAVQRYGKELRISVLAVYGGQAIGPQLYALKRGVDVVVATPGRALDHIRRNTLQLKHVQMVILDEADEMLDMGFADDLEAILTQTPADRQTALFSATMPPRIASIAHRHLKNPVEIKIAKEPVKAGAAPRVLQTAYVVNRPYKVAALIRVLDLAAPKSALVFCRTRLEVDELTAGLAGRDYRAEAIHGGMSQPQRDRVMTAFKSGQTQILVATDVAARGLDIPSVSHVVNYDLPSSPEVYVHRIGRTGRAGREGEAITIVEPREHRLLRNIEQLTKAKIIVAQVPSVADLRTKRIERTLTSIRELLAAGDVEHFRSVVTVLAKDFELVDVAAAAVKLAHQAQGGDVEEQEIPSVQARVPDYSRPDYARPGMRRPSPMSGEMSRGIRPREAQGRPSARPTGGRTPNSARIYIGAGRAAGIRPGDLVGAIANEAKLGSAQIGGVEIEERFSLVEVPESMARDVIEALGRTRIKGQKVTVRLFRD
- a CDS encoding inorganic pyrophosphatase, which encodes MDPIQRLMGLMFKAHPWHGVSIGEQAPDVVTTYIEIVPTDTVKYEVDKDSGFLKVDRPQRFSNFCPVYYGLVPQTYCGEKVAALFGKRAKRKNMIGDGDPLDICVLTEKTIAHSDILLTAIPIGGFSMADGGEADDKIIAVMKDDAAYGDFKDIGDCPISLIDRLQHYFLTYKMAPGSVQHKVEITSVYGREEAMKVIHASHADYRKKFPELESLWPKHMSV
- the hrpB gene encoding ATP-dependent helicase HrpB; its protein translation is MSRLPIEDVLSDLCHALIRSPNGLLTAPPGAGKTTRVPLALLDAPWLRDNKILMLEPRRLAARAAAHRMAATRNERPGDTIGYRMRLDTKIGPKTRIEVVTEGILTRLLQQDPSLSSYGAVLFDEFHERSLQADTGLALCLESQRLFRPDLRLLVMSATLDCGPVSELLGGAPVITCEGRMFPVETRYLDEPITGHLDTAVTKIIRRALARDQGSLLVFLPGMAEIRRVERQLLDANLESTIHVTPLHGDLPQDAQDAAIAPALPGTRKIVLATSIAETSLTIDGVRIVIDAGLLRVPRFDPRSGLTRLDTIRVTQDSADQRRGRAGRLEPGVCYRLWTEREQATLAARRPPEMLDADLTSLVLELALWGTTNPAELSWLTPPPTGSVTQASDLLIRLGALDSSGRITAHGRQLAELALHPRLSHMLLKAGPLGLNDLACDLAALLGERDLLRGPAGRQQADIRTRLDVLHGQHDHPAGITVDRGVYHRVTSTAEMWRRQLLRHSAKTSPRTKPDQRGVGILLALAYPDRIAQRQAGTDARYVLANGRGALFATPDHLGSEPYLAIAELDGGAQWAKIELAAPISQAEIQSLYADQIIETEAVGWDEKMQAVQALRQRRFGGLILLQQNLSKPDPALIATALLHGVSQAGVNQLAWTPELRQWQARVQFLRRTEGTPSLWPDLSDAHLSQTLDHWLGPFLQSITTLERVQRMPLDQPLHALLSWDLQRQLDRLAPTHITVPSGSNIRVDYESGEIPVLAVRLQELFGCQDTPRVAGGTVPVMLHLLSPAKRPVQVTKDLASFWANAYQDVRKELRGRYPKHSWPEDPLTAPPTAKAKRRSS